In Sorangium aterium, the genomic stretch AGCGCTCGATGTACCGCGCGAGCGACTCCGGCGTGGGCCGCTCGACGAAGAGGCCGGACGTCGCGCCGACGGCGAAGGGGAACATCAGGTTGGTGCCCGTGGCGTAGCCGAAGAAGAGGCGCGGCACCGAGACGGTGATGTCGTCCTTGCGGTAGCCAACGGTCGCCTTGGCGTAGCGCTCGGTGTTGAAGGCGAAGTCGCGGTGCGTGTGCATGGCCGCCTTGCTCCTGCCGGTGGAGCCGGACGTGAACAGCCAGATGGCGACGTCGTCGCGCCGGGTGGCGCGGGGGCCCGCCGGGGCGCGCTTCGCCGCGAGCGCAGCGCGCCCCTGCGCGAGGGCGCCGCGGAGCGAGGTGCCCCGAAGCGCCGCGAGGGCCGGCGAGACCGGGAGATCGGCCTCGAGATCGCCGCCGGTCGGGACCTCGGGCACCAGCACGACGGTGCGGACGTTCGTGGCCGCGAGCGCGCCTTGAAGCGCGAGCGCCTCGGCCACGCGCGGGATCGTGACGACCGCCGCGGCCCGCGTGTACTCGACAAGGTGCGCGAGGTCGGGCGCGGGCGCCTCGGGGTTGCCCATCGCCACGACCGCGCCGTGGCTCAGCGCCGCGAAGAAGGACCAGACGAACGCGGGCGAGTCGTGCAGGACGATGAGCACCCGCTGCTCGAGGGCGACGTCTTCGACGGCGAGGTGCGCCTGGAGCATCCGGACCTTCTCCGCGACGTCGGCGTAGGTGTGCCGCTGATCGCCGAAGAGCAGCGCGACCTTGTCGCCGAGCCCCTCGCGCAGCCGATCGAACAGCAAGTAGTCGGCGAGGTTGAACTCGTCAGGGAACGTCGGTGCGGTCATCGTCACGCCTCCTCTCGCCTCCATCGCGGCGCCGTGAGCCGCCGCTTTCCGCCCTCCGTGGTCGCGACCCCCGGCTCGTCGAGCCCCTCGCGATCCCAGAGCTGACACGTCACGGGTCGGTGGCGCTGATCCAGCGCCTCGCAGTAATTGGAATAGATGCAGCGCCGGACCTCGCCGCTGCGGCCGAGCCGCACCTTCAGGAACCAGTCGGGATCCGCGAGCGTCTGCCGTGCCGCCCCGATGAGATCGGCCTCGTCGCGCGCGAGGATCGCCTCGGCCTGGGCGAACGTGCAGATCCCCCCCGCCACGACGACCGGCGTGCCGAGGCCGGACGCGCGCAGGGCGCGCCGGATCTGCGCCTGCTTCGGCACCTGCCGCCCGAACGGCCCCGCCGCGTCCGAGAGCGCGGTCGGCATGCACTCGTACCCGCTCGGGCCGGTGTAGGGGTACGCGGCCTCGCCGACCTTGGGCTGCTTCGCGTCCTCGAACTTGCCGCCGGTCGACAGCGAGAGGAAATCCATGCCGGCGCGCGCGAACGCGAGCGCGAAGAACGCCGCGTCGTCGACCCGGCTGCCCCCCGCGATGACGTCGTCACAGAGGAAGCGGCAGCCCACCGTGAAGCGAGAGGAGACGGCGGCGCGCACCGCCGCGTAGACCTCGAGCGGGAGGCGCGCGCGGCGCTCGCGATCGCCGCCGTAGCCGTCCGAGCGGGTGTTCAGCGCGGACAGGAACGAGGCCATGGTGTAGGCGTGCGCGTAGTGGAGCTCGACGCCGTCGAAGCCCGCCTCGCGCGCCCTCACGGCGGCCGCGGCGAACAGGCCGGGGAGCGTCCGCGGCAGGTCGCGGATGTGAGGGAGCGCGACGTCGGTGACGCGCTCCCGCTCGCCGAAGCGCAGCGCCTCGAGCTCGCGAGGCGCGAGGACGGCCTCGAGCCGAGCGTCGTCGAGCGCGAGCAGCCGCGCGCGCACCTCGAGCTCCGGCGCGTCCCGGAGCGGCGGCTCCTCGAGCGCCTCGGACAGGGCGCGCCGGTGCGCGCCGGTGATCTCCAGGAACTCCCGCAGGAACCTGTCCTTCGGCGGGCGCCTGCGGATGCGGAGGAAGTCGATGAGCTGCAGGAACACGCGCGTCCGGCCGGCGCTCCGCGCGCGGACCGTCCGGACGAGCTCCCGGAGCCCAGGGACGAACCGATCGTGTCCGACGCGGAGCAGCGGGCCGCTCGGCACGTCGCGGATCCCGGTCGCCTCGACAACGAGGGCGCCGGGCTGGCCGTCGGCGAAGCGGCCGTACCAGTCGAGCACGTCCTGCGTGACGACGCCCTCCTCCGTCGCGCGCCATGGAACCATCGCGGGCACCCACGAGCGCTCGGCGAGCTCGAGGCCCGAGGCGAGGCGGAGCGGCGAGAAGAGGCGCGCGCGCGCCGCCTCGCCCGCGGCCGGAGGCTCCTCGCGGGGCAGCGCGTGGCGGATCCGCTCCGGCGGCTTCCACATGGCTACCGCGCCCCGTCGCGAGCGCGCTCGTCGGCCGGGGGCTCGGCGGCGGCGCGATCGAGGATGCCCTTCGCGATGATGAGCTTCTGGATCTCCGTCGTCCCCTCGTAGATGCGCAGCGGCCTGATCTCGCGGTACAGCCGCTCGACCTCGGTCCCCTCGATGACCCCCATGCCGCCGTGGAGCTGGACCGCGCGGTCGATGATCCGCTGCGCCGCCTCGGTGGCGAACATCTTCGCCATGGCCGCCTCGGTCGAGACGCGCGCCGCCGCCGTGTCGCGCTTGTGGGCCGCGCGGGCGACGAGCAGGCGGGCCGCGTCGAGCTCGGTCGCCATCTCGGCGAGGTAGGCGCGCACCATCTGCTGCTCGGACAGGGGCGCCCCGAACTGCCTCCTCCGCGTGACGTGCGCGATCGCCTCGCGGAGGGCGCGCGCCGCCATCCCGTTCGCCGCCGCGCCGACCGAGATCCGGAAGGCGTCGAGCGTCTGCATCGCGAGCTTGAAGCCGCCGCCCACCTCGCCGAGCCGCGCGCTGTCCGGCACGCGGCAGCCCTCGAAGCGGAGCCGGCCGATCGGGTGCGGGACCGACATCGGAAGCGGCTCCGAGGCGACGCCCTTCGCGCCGCTGTCGACGAGGAACGCCGTGATCGCGGCGCGCCCGCCGCCGCGATCGCCCGCCGCGCCGCCGTCGCGCGGCGGCGCGCCCGTGCGGGCGAAGACGACGAGGTGGTGCGCGAGCGGCACGTTCGAGATCAGCACCTTCTCGCCGTCGAGGACCCATCCGTCGCCCTCGCGGCGGGCCTCGGTCCTCAGCGAGGCGACGTCGCTGCCCGCCTCGGGCTCGGTCAGCGCGAAGGCCCCGATGCGCCGCCCCGAGAGCACGTCGGGCAGGATCGCGCGGCGCTGCGCGTCGCTCCCGGCCAGCACGATCGGGTACGAGCCGAGCCCTTGCACCGCGAAGATCGCGTCGGCGAGCGGGGCGACCTGGCCGAGCGCCTCGCGGATGAGGACGAGCGAGCGCACGTCGATGGCGGTCGTGTCCGCGGGGCGGCCGCCGCCGCTCGGCGCGCCGCCGAGCGCCTCGGGGATGAGGTGCGCGTAGAGCCCGAGCGGCTCGCCCATGCAGCGCGCCACGGCGGCGGCGTCGCGCGCTTCGGCGAGCGGCGCGAGCGCCTCGGGCGTCAGCCGCGCGGCGAGCGCGGCGTGGCGCTCTTCGAAGAAGACGGGGAGATCGGCCGAGGAGAGCGCGAGCCGGCTCATACGCGGGGCGTCTCCAGGCCGGTGGACCGCGGGGTGGGGGGCGCGTCGGCGTCGTCGGGCGCGGCCGGCGCGTCGCCGAGATCGGCGCCCTCGAAGCGCGGCGGCCGCTTCGCCCTGTTCGCCTCGTGGGCCTCGCGGAAGTCGGGGTGGGCCATGCAGATGGCCTGCGCCTGCGCCTCGGCCTCGATCGCGGCGGCGAGGGGCATCGTGCGCTCGCTCTCGAGCATCTGCTTGGTCATCGCGTGCGCGAACGCCGGCCCGCGCGCGAGGCGCTCGGCCCAGCCGCGCGCCACGCCCAGCGCGTCGCTGTCGGCGACGACGCGGTTCACGAGGCCGATGCGGAGCGCCTCGTCGGCGCCGATGAGATCGCCGAAGAAGAGCAGCTCGGCGGCGCGCCCCTGGCCGACGATGCGCGGCAGGAGGTACGAGGCGCCCATGTCGGCGCCGGACAGGCCGACCTTGGGGAAGATGAACCCGAAGCGCGCGCTCGCCGCGGCGATGCGCAGGTCGCACGCGGCGGCGATCACCGCGCCCGCGCCGACGGCGACCCCGTTGACGGCGGCGATGACCGGGCGCCGGAGCTCGCAGATGCTCTGGATCAGCGCGCCGGTCGCGCGGGTGAACTCGAGCAGCCCCCGCGCGTCGCGCGCGAACAGCTCGGCGATGATCCCCTCGACGTCGCCGCCCGAGCAGAAGCCGCGCCCCGCTCCGGTGAGCACGACCGCGCGCGCGGCCGAGCGCTCGAGCGATCGGAACGTCGCCGTGAGCTCGCCGTAGACCTCGAAGGTGAGGGCGTTCAGGCGGTCGGGGCGGCTCAGCGTGATCTCCGCGACGCCGCGGCTGAGCTCGAGCTGGAAGGAGCGGGGTGTGAGGGTCATGGGGATCTCCTGGGTCCGGTGCGCGTCGGAGGCGAGCCTCGCGCGATCAGGGCTTCGTCCGCGTGCGCCGCGGGGGGCTGCGCGCGCTCCGCTCGGCGTGAGCGCGGGCGCTGCCGGGGCGCGACGGGACGGGCATGTCCGGCTCGCGGAGCGTGGTGCGCAGCTTGTCGAGCAGCCGCGTCAGCGTGGAGAGCTCGGCCGGGCTCAACCCGGAGAACACCTTCGCCACGCGCGCGGCGTGCCGCCGCTCGGCGTCGCGGAACGCGCGCTGCCCCTTGGCGGTCAGGTGCACCCGCCACGCGCGGCGGTCGCTCGGGTCGGCGCGCCGCTCGACCATGCCGTCGCGCGCCGCGCGATCGACGAGCCCGGTGAGGTTGCCCGCCGTGACGAGCATGCTGCGGGAGAGCGACG encodes the following:
- a CDS encoding oxidoreductase; protein product: MWKPPERIRHALPREEPPAAGEAARARLFSPLRLASGLELAERSWVPAMVPWRATEEGVVTQDVLDWYGRFADGQPGALVVEATGIRDVPSGPLLRVGHDRFVPGLRELVRTVRARSAGRTRVFLQLIDFLRIRRRPPKDRFLREFLEITGAHRRALSEALEEPPLRDAPELEVRARLLALDDARLEAVLAPRELEALRFGERERVTDVALPHIRDLPRTLPGLFAAAAVRAREAGFDGVELHYAHAYTMASFLSALNTRSDGYGGDRERRARLPLEVYAAVRAAVSSRFTVGCRFLCDDVIAGGSRVDDAAFFALAFARAGMDFLSLSTGGKFEDAKQPKVGEAAYPYTGPSGYECMPTALSDAAGPFGRQVPKQAQIRRALRASGLGTPVVVAGGICTFAQAEAILARDEADLIGAARQTLADPDWFLKVRLGRSGEVRRCIYSNYCEALDQRHRPVTCQLWDREGLDEPGVATTEGGKRRLTAPRWRREEA
- a CDS encoding acyl-CoA dehydrogenase family protein, producing MSRLALSSADLPVFFEERHAALAARLTPEALAPLAEARDAAAVARCMGEPLGLYAHLIPEALGGAPSGGGRPADTTAIDVRSLVLIREALGQVAPLADAIFAVQGLGSYPIVLAGSDAQRRAILPDVLSGRRIGAFALTEPEAGSDVASLRTEARREGDGWVLDGEKVLISNVPLAHHLVVFARTGAPPRDGGAAGDRGGGRAAITAFLVDSGAKGVASEPLPMSVPHPIGRLRFEGCRVPDSARLGEVGGGFKLAMQTLDAFRISVGAAANGMAARALREAIAHVTRRRQFGAPLSEQQMVRAYLAEMATELDAARLLVARAAHKRDTAAARVSTEAAMAKMFATEAAQRIIDRAVQLHGGMGVIEGTEVERLYREIRPLRIYEGTTEIQKLIIAKGILDRAAAEPPADERARDGAR
- a CDS encoding enoyl-CoA hydratase family protein, whose translation is MPMTLTPRSFQLELSRGVAEITLSRPDRLNALTFEVYGELTATFRSLERSAARAVVLTGAGRGFCSGGDVEGIIAELFARDARGLLEFTRATGALIQSICELRRPVIAAVNGVAVGAGAVIAAACDLRIAAASARFGFIFPKVGLSGADMGASYLLPRIVGQGRAAELLFFGDLIGADEALRIGLVNRVVADSDALGVARGWAERLARGPAFAHAMTKQMLESERTMPLAAAIEAEAQAQAICMAHPDFREAHEANRAKRPPRFEGADLGDAPAAPDDADAPPTPRSTGLETPRV
- a CDS encoding MarR family winged helix-turn-helix transcriptional regulator gives rise to the protein MVPPPESARGDQAAVRAWVRILAVHKRALAAIREDLEHEMTLPRFDLLANLVRSDGQTLASLSRSMLVTAGNLTGLVDRAARDGMVERRADPSDRRAWRVHLTAKGQRAFRDAERRHAARVAKVFSGLSPAELSTLTRLLDKLRTTLREPDMPVPSRPGSARAHAERSARSPPRRTRTKP